DNA sequence from the Candidatus Edwardsbacteria bacterium genome:
GCGGTGCACGGGGCCGGCATGCCGGATCTGACCAAGATCAAGCCGGTCTCCATTCCCATCTACCAATCCTCGGAATTCGTCTTCGACTCGGCCGAGCACGGCGCGGCGGTGATGTCCGGCCAGGAGCCGGGCTTTGTCTACACCCGGCTGGGCAATCCCACCAGCCAGGATTTCGAAAAACGGATGGCCCTGCTGGAGGGCACCGATGAGGGTATCTCCTTCGCCTCGGGGCTGGCGGCCATCGCCGCGGTGATGCTGACCTATTGCCGCCCCGGCGACAATATCATCTCCTCGGCCCCCATCTATGGGGGAACCTTCGGGCTTTTCAAGGACCTGCTGCCCAAGATGAACATCGAGATCATCTACCTGCCGGCCAACGACATTCACAATCTGCTGTCCGCCAAGGTCAATGCCAAGACCAAAATGATATATATCGAAACCCCGGCCAATCCCACCCTGGACGTGGTGGACATCGCCGAGACGGTCAAGGCCGCCAAAAAGCATAACCTGAGGGTGGTCATCGACAACACATTTGCCACCCCCTGCCTGCAGAGGCCGATGGAGATGGGGGTGGATATCGTCCTGCATTCGGCCACCAAATATATCTGCGGACACGGTGACACCATGGGCGGCGTAGTAGTTGGCCCCAAGGCCGAGATCGATCAGATCCGGCCCATGGCCTTCAAAAACCTGGGCGGATCAATCGCCCCCCTCACCGCCTGGCTGATGTCCCGCGGTCTGCAGACCCTGCCCCTG
Encoded proteins:
- a CDS encoding aminotransferase class I/II-fold pyridoxal phosphate-dependent enzyme, which codes for AVHGAGMPDLTKIKPVSIPIYQSSEFVFDSAEHGAAVMSGQEPGFVYTRLGNPTSQDFEKRMALLEGTDEGISFASGLAAIAAVMLTYCRPGDNIISSAPIYGGTFGLFKDLLPKMNIEIIYLPANDIHNLLSAKVNAKTKMIYIETPANPTLDVVDIAETVKAAKKHNLRVVIDNTFATPCLQRPMEMGVDIVLHSATKYICGHGDTMGGVVVGPKAEIDQIRPMAFKNLGGSIAPLTAWLMSRGLQTLPLRVERHSINAMIIAKFLEKHPKVLRTCYPGLESCPAHAVAKKQMTGGYGGVLAIDLKGGREAGRKFQNNLKLCKLAVSLGSVDTLVTHPASTTHLAYSEEDLASVGMTAGFVRIAVGIEDSEDIMADLDQALSHI